In Halobacillus amylolyticus, the following proteins share a genomic window:
- a CDS encoding YjcZ family sporulation protein, with protein MSGYAGGGFALIVVLFILLIIVGAGGFVGGFGGGYGGY; from the coding sequence ATGAGTGGATATGCAGGTGGAGGATTTGCTTTAATTGTCGTCCTCTTTATTCTATTGATCATCGTTGGAGCTGGTGGATTTGTCGGCGGCTTCGGTGGTGGATACGGTGGTTATTAA
- a CDS encoding protein-glutamine gamma-glutamyltransferase produces the protein MIQLSGSPFQQSDMWPSNGIESMIIRWMKEDPVVYSYSSIDELSFELELRKNILLSAVSMKRSSVQFAVFAKSRCNPRYWNLTDSGGFRLKEGVKPSEAIKDIYVNSSEYAFECAGAMVIIYYHAVLNVIGETSFNQLFPDIYIYSWHSDPDLGIHSTYIPNFLPGDVVYFENPDFDPTTPQWRGENAVVLGDGMFFGHGLGKRTAEQIITALNKRRNTGSNQSAYLSNLVTRPSFDDLMKFSMQSRESFVRKQPYIIIKHNETSISFNRYLSFLYAAYNQ, from the coding sequence ATGATTCAGCTATCAGGTTCGCCCTTTCAACAAAGTGACATGTGGCCGTCTAATGGGATCGAAAGTATGATCATTCGATGGATGAAGGAAGATCCGGTCGTATATTCCTACTCCTCTATAGACGAATTGTCTTTTGAACTTGAATTACGAAAAAATATTTTATTAAGTGCAGTATCTATGAAGCGTAGCAGTGTCCAATTTGCCGTTTTTGCTAAATCTCGTTGTAACCCTCGTTACTGGAATTTGACGGATTCTGGTGGATTCAGGCTAAAGGAAGGGGTGAAGCCCTCTGAGGCGATAAAAGATATTTATGTGAACAGCTCAGAATACGCCTTCGAATGTGCAGGGGCCATGGTCATCATCTATTACCATGCCGTTTTAAATGTTATTGGGGAGACTTCTTTTAATCAGTTATTCCCAGACATCTATATATACAGCTGGCATTCTGACCCCGACCTTGGAATACATTCCACATACATTCCTAACTTTTTGCCAGGGGATGTTGTCTATTTTGAAAACCCAGACTTTGATCCCACAACCCCACAGTGGAGGGGAGAAAATGCTGTTGTTCTCGGTGATGGCATGTTTTTCGGGCATGGATTAGGCAAACGAACAGCTGAACAAATCATTACGGCCCTAAACAAAAGGAGAAATACGGGATCCAACCAATCAGCCTATCTGTCTAACCTTGTCACAAGGCCATCTTTTGATGATTTGATGAAATTTTCAATGCAGTCAAGAGAATCCTTTGTTCGTAAACAACCTTATATCATCATCAAACATAATGAGACTTCGATTTCATTTAACCGTTATTTGTCTTTTTTATATGCGGCATATAATCAGTAA
- a CDS encoding DeoR/GlpR family DNA-binding transcription regulator has protein sequence MLQLERRQHIMNKLGVQGTVHIERIASDLGVSSMTIRRDLASLEKEGKLVRSHGGAILPERMAQEIPYQTKLSSYKDEKELIAKKAAEIIPANAKVLLDSGTTNLEIAKLIKTRDDLLIVTNDAKISMELLNSDSEVISTGGKLQKDIGAFMGTHVQTLLKQIRVDMVFLGANAIDLNGDISTPSMEKALIKKLMLESATMKWVVADHSKFNRRAFAHVCHLSTINGIITDNQLEQDDRKKLEQETNLY, from the coding sequence ATGCTGCAATTAGAAAGACGTCAACACATTATGAATAAGCTCGGAGTACAAGGAACAGTTCATATTGAACGAATTGCATCAGACTTGGGAGTATCCAGTATGACCATAAGGCGTGACTTGGCTTCCCTGGAAAAAGAGGGAAAGCTTGTACGCTCTCACGGTGGAGCCATCCTTCCTGAAAGAATGGCTCAGGAAATCCCTTATCAAACTAAACTCTCAAGTTATAAGGACGAAAAAGAGCTCATCGCAAAAAAAGCGGCTGAAATAATTCCTGCGAATGCAAAGGTTTTGTTGGATTCTGGAACAACGAATCTTGAAATCGCAAAGTTAATCAAGACGCGCGATGATTTGCTTATCGTAACGAATGACGCCAAGATATCCATGGAATTGTTGAACTCAGACTCTGAAGTGATTTCCACAGGTGGTAAACTTCAGAAAGATATTGGCGCATTTATGGGGACTCATGTACAAACGCTATTAAAGCAAATCAGAGTAGATATGGTGTTTTTAGGAGCTAATGCTATCGATTTGAATGGGGATATATCCACGCCTTCTATGGAAAAGGCTCTCATTAAAAAATTGATGTTGGAAAGCGCTACGATGAAATGGGTAGTAGCAGACCACAGTAAATTCAATCGACGAGCTTTTGCTCACGTGTGTCACTTGAGTACAATTAATGGAATTATTACAGATAACCAACTCGAACAAGACGATCGAAAGAAATTAGAACAAGAGACAAATCTTTATTAG
- a CDS encoding four-carbon acid sugar kinase family protein, whose protein sequence is MDVVVVCDDLTGANATGVKLTKKGLKTATVVHGLPVPESGYDALCLDTDSRYVSEEQARSRVKSALESIESNGRARVYSKRIDSTLRGNIGAEIEEMLDFSGENSVAIVVSSFPESGRSTVGGYLLVDDVPLQETDVAKDPVSPIKTSKVKEVIQNQTNLSISSIGLDIVMEGHESLARSLKKLSSTYRVICIDAVTDEHIDMIANVVKECSHPVVTVDPGPFTAVYSSKYLGGGKKDKKYLVTVGSVTSQTGQQLDYFINKWKVKPIYAKPKELATFKEKWQKEVDRVVATVEKQAVQAKIILVTTYHPGQKRLDLAEIAEAENTTEEGLAKRITDGLASISRRVLEKNKEDFAGCYLSGGDVTASVCSITRAQGIELADEVIPLAAYGKFVGGYLDGMNVITKGGMIGDKKTLSTCMNYLVSVTH, encoded by the coding sequence ATGGATGTAGTTGTTGTGTGTGATGACTTAACTGGTGCGAATGCAACCGGTGTCAAACTAACAAAAAAGGGGCTGAAGACTGCGACCGTTGTACATGGACTTCCTGTCCCCGAGAGTGGTTATGATGCTCTTTGTTTGGATACAGATAGTAGATATGTATCAGAGGAGCAAGCGCGCTCCCGTGTGAAAAGTGCTCTTGAATCCATTGAAAGTAATGGAAGGGCTAGAGTTTACAGCAAGAGGATTGATAGTACATTAAGAGGGAATATCGGAGCTGAAATAGAGGAGATGCTCGATTTTTCTGGTGAAAATTCAGTAGCAATTGTGGTGTCCTCTTTTCCTGAATCCGGAAGAAGTACTGTGGGGGGATACTTGTTAGTCGATGACGTTCCTCTACAGGAAACAGATGTAGCGAAGGACCCTGTCAGTCCGATCAAAACCTCTAAGGTAAAAGAAGTGATTCAAAATCAAACCAACCTCTCTATTAGTTCTATTGGTCTGGATATTGTAATGGAAGGACATGAATCTCTGGCAAGATCTCTGAAAAAACTAAGTTCGACATATAGGGTCATTTGTATAGATGCAGTAACTGATGAACATATTGACATGATTGCTAATGTAGTTAAAGAATGCTCACACCCAGTTGTAACCGTTGACCCTGGGCCTTTCACTGCAGTTTATTCAAGTAAGTATTTGGGTGGAGGAAAAAAAGATAAAAAGTACTTAGTTACAGTCGGGAGTGTCACTTCACAAACAGGTCAACAATTAGATTATTTCATCAATAAATGGAAGGTTAAACCGATTTATGCCAAACCTAAGGAGCTTGCTACCTTTAAGGAGAAGTGGCAGAAGGAAGTCGATCGTGTGGTTGCAACAGTGGAGAAACAAGCCGTCCAGGCAAAAATCATCTTAGTCACCACCTATCACCCGGGGCAGAAGCGTCTTGATCTAGCGGAAATTGCTGAAGCCGAGAATACGACGGAAGAAGGATTAGCTAAGAGAATTACCGATGGACTGGCTTCCATCAGCAGAAGAGTTTTGGAAAAGAATAAAGAAGACTTTGCTGGGTGTTATTTGAGTGGTGGTGATGTTACGGCATCTGTATGTTCGATCACGAGAGCACAAGGAATTGAACTTGCGGATGAGGTTATTCCCTTAGCTGCTTACGGAAAATTCGTAGGTGGGTATTTAGATGGTATGAATGTCATAACTAAAGGGGGAATGATTGGAGATAAGAAAACGCTCAGTACTTGTATGAACTATTTGGTTTCAGTAACTCATTAA
- the pdxA gene encoding 4-hydroxythreonine-4-phosphate dehydrogenase PdxA, with translation MENTENKSIIVIPIGDPAGIGPEIVIKSLAEKEIYEICKPIVVGDRDVLEKIMDAVDVHLEVNVVNKSSQGNYQFGTIDLINLDNIDIEKYEMGIVSGMCGQASYEYIQKAIQMVQDGEAGSICTPPINKESLQAGKVPHIDHTAMLSAFTNSEDPMTMFEVNDLRIFFLTRHLSLKDAIGEMTKERVHTYLNRCKGALELLGIESPKLALAGLNPHSGEGGLFGREEIDELVPGIEAARQDGVDVTGPVPADSVFHQALHGKYDAVLSLYHDQGHIAAKMADFERTVSLTNGLPFLRTSVDHGTAFDIAGKGIASSVSMVEAIKAAAKYTPYFNK, from the coding sequence ATGGAAAACACGGAAAACAAATCAATTATCGTAATACCAATCGGAGACCCGGCAGGAATCGGGCCAGAAATTGTCATAAAGTCGCTAGCAGAAAAAGAAATCTATGAAATCTGTAAACCTATCGTTGTTGGAGACCGTGACGTACTTGAGAAAATCATGGACGCAGTTGACGTGCACTTGGAAGTGAACGTTGTTAATAAATCCTCCCAAGGCAATTATCAATTTGGCACAATCGACTTGATCAATCTCGATAATATTGACATTGAGAAATACGAGATGGGTATTGTCTCCGGAATGTGTGGACAAGCCTCTTATGAGTACATTCAGAAGGCAATCCAAATGGTACAGGACGGGGAAGCGGGGTCGATCTGTACACCACCGATCAACAAGGAGTCCCTTCAAGCGGGAAAAGTGCCTCACATCGATCATACAGCGATGCTTTCAGCGTTCACTAATTCAGAAGATCCTATGACAATGTTTGAAGTGAATGACCTAAGAATATTCTTTTTGACTCGTCATTTATCGTTGAAAGATGCTATCGGGGAAATGACAAAAGAAAGAGTACACACTTACCTTAACCGATGTAAAGGTGCGTTGGAGCTATTAGGAATTGAAAGTCCTAAATTAGCACTTGCAGGGTTAAATCCTCATTCAGGTGAAGGTGGTCTATTTGGAAGAGAGGAAATAGATGAGTTAGTACCAGGTATCGAAGCTGCCCGACAAGATGGTGTAGATGTAACAGGTCCAGTTCCGGCTGACTCTGTATTTCACCAGGCACTTCATGGGAAATATGATGCTGTACTGTCCCTATACCATGATCAAGGGCACATTGCTGCAAAAATGGCAGATTTTGAACGTACCGTGTCTCTTACCAATGGACTCCCATTCTTAAGAACTTCAGTCGATCATGGAACGGCATTTGATATTGCAGGTAAAGGAATTGCGAGCTCAGTAAGTATGGTTGAAGCAATTAAAGCTGCTGCAAAATATACTCCATATTTCAACAAATAA
- a CDS encoding GntP family permease: protein MEAPGGQIILGLVIGVALLVFLVMKTKIHAFIALIISASVIGLIAGMTPPSVAEAITTGFGGTLGSIGIVIGFGVMLGRVMEVAGASERLAYSFVKMLGKKREDWAMALTGYVVSIPIYVDSAFVILAPLVKAISRKTGRSVLTLGVALAIGLVVTHSLVPPTPGPLGVAGIFGVSVGVVILWGLLFSVPLIIVGVLYAKWLGKKIHQVPDESGLGWIRPEHASNYEEFLEQQENKNLPSLFISLAPILIPILLIFANTLVTALNLSEGVFAYMQFLGNPVIAVGIGLIFAIYTLTSQMNRTDAIDRMEEGIKSAGIILLVTGAGGALGNVLNESGSGDYVAELIVGFSIPLVLLPFFVSSFVRLVQGSGTVAMITAASITAPILSGVDGVYMPLAAIGATTGSLLFSYFNDSFFWVVTRMLGIRDTKEQILTWSVPTTLAWLMSLILLVVCSLFV, encoded by the coding sequence ATGGAAGCACCAGGTGGTCAAATAATCTTAGGACTTGTTATTGGTGTAGCATTATTAGTGTTCCTAGTAATGAAAACAAAGATTCACGCGTTCATAGCTCTGATTATTTCTGCTTCTGTCATCGGATTGATTGCGGGGATGACCCCGCCTTCCGTTGCAGAAGCCATCACAACAGGCTTTGGAGGAACACTTGGCTCAATCGGTATCGTTATCGGATTTGGAGTTATGTTAGGGCGTGTCATGGAAGTAGCCGGTGCATCTGAACGGTTAGCCTATTCTTTCGTAAAAATGCTAGGTAAGAAAAGGGAAGATTGGGCTATGGCTTTGACAGGCTATGTCGTGTCCATCCCCATCTACGTTGACTCAGCCTTTGTTATCTTAGCTCCATTAGTGAAAGCGATTTCCAGAAAAACAGGGCGTTCGGTCCTAACCTTAGGAGTGGCATTAGCAATAGGTCTTGTCGTCACACATTCATTAGTACCACCTACTCCGGGGCCTCTAGGTGTCGCAGGGATTTTTGGGGTTAGTGTTGGAGTCGTGATTCTATGGGGGCTATTATTCTCAGTTCCTCTTATTATTGTAGGGGTCCTGTATGCGAAGTGGCTTGGAAAGAAGATCCACCAAGTCCCTGATGAATCAGGTTTAGGATGGATTCGACCTGAACACGCATCTAATTATGAAGAATTTCTTGAACAGCAAGAAAATAAAAATTTGCCTTCATTATTTATATCCCTTGCTCCAATTCTTATTCCGATTCTTTTAATTTTCGCAAATACTTTGGTAACTGCATTGAACTTGAGTGAAGGTGTATTTGCTTACATGCAGTTCCTTGGTAATCCTGTCATTGCAGTAGGGATCGGTCTTATATTTGCGATCTATACGCTGACATCTCAAATGAATCGTACAGATGCAATTGATAGAATGGAAGAGGGAATTAAGTCTGCGGGTATTATCCTTCTTGTGACTGGTGCAGGTGGTGCATTAGGTAATGTGCTTAATGAAAGCGGTTCCGGTGATTATGTAGCTGAATTGATCGTCGGTTTCTCCATTCCACTTGTTTTGCTACCTTTCTTTGTCTCTAGTTTTGTTAGGTTGGTTCAAGGAAGTGGAACAGTAGCTATGATAACTGCAGCATCTATTACTGCTCCGATCTTGTCAGGAGTTGACGGTGTGTATATGCCATTAGCTGCAATCGGTGCTACAACAGGTTCATTGCTGTTCTCCTATTTCAATGATAGTTTCTTCTGGGTAGTGACCCGTATGTTAGGAATCAGAGATACTAAAGAACAAATTTTAACATGGTCAGTTCCGACTACTTTAGCTTGGTTAATGTCACTAATATTACTAGTTGTCTGTTCTTTGTTTGTCTAA